From Methanofollis sp., a single genomic window includes:
- a CDS encoding beta-propeller domain-containing protein, with amino-acid sequence MDRWILLPLAGALLIVCVWGLALFLPDAGGGVDESGLRTFSSDAEVIDFLKEHAATYPPGGYVDGVVPDTAPAEAPRTLTPTMAPTAGGAADYSSTNVQVAGVDEADVVKNDGEYLYILREGEFVIVRAVPPGEAEVVGRAAVDGWPRALFLAGDRLVVFTVKTEDDLVTPEGSAAPVPVHREVTAAEIWSVEDRANPRLLDTVTVTGAYEGARLIDGEVWLMTAERPDPPVYPLPEAGGVRPSIYTPPIPQRYYTFHTLASFPVAGGREASAVSFLLGDGGTMYVSAKNLYLAYYDAPGGKSVVHRFALAPGGAAYAATGMINGTVKNQFSMDEAGDTLRVATTSFQNNSTSGVYLLDRDLEARGALEGIAPGERIYAARFIGDRLYLVTFRQIDPLFVIDLSGTKPAVLGALKIPGYSEYLHPCGDHCLIGVGRETAVSEWGGTVNGGLKVALFDVGNVSAPTVVDTAVIGGQMTGSPALEDHKAFFFDERRGVLVLPVFDHGREYPVSSSPWNGAYVFTVSEGEGIDHIGTIAHEPSWDGRVERTVRFDETLATISELSVVLTDLPDCTRAGSVVLGDSSVLPPPVVTTPRPLPPEMGG; translated from the coding sequence ATGGACCGGTGGATACTCCTGCCCCTTGCCGGGGCCCTGCTGATCGTGTGTGTCTGGGGCCTCGCCCTCTTCCTCCCCGACGCGGGGGGAGGGGTGGACGAGAGCGGCCTGCGCACCTTTTCTTCCGATGCCGAGGTGATCGATTTCCTGAAAGAGCATGCGGCGACGTACCCGCCGGGCGGGTACGTGGACGGCGTCGTCCCTGATACGGCGCCGGCAGAGGCGCCCCGGACCCTCACCCCCACGATGGCCCCGACGGCCGGCGGTGCTGCCGATTACTCCTCGACGAACGTCCAGGTCGCCGGCGTGGACGAGGCCGACGTCGTCAAGAACGACGGGGAGTATCTCTATATCCTGAGGGAAGGGGAGTTCGTCATCGTCCGCGCTGTCCCGCCCGGCGAGGCGGAGGTCGTCGGCCGTGCGGCGGTGGACGGGTGGCCGCGGGCGCTCTTCCTCGCGGGCGACCGCCTTGTTGTCTTCACCGTGAAGACGGAGGACGACCTTGTCACCCCCGAGGGGAGCGCGGCGCCGGTGCCGGTGCACAGGGAGGTGACCGCCGCAGAGATCTGGTCGGTGGAGGACCGGGCGAACCCCCGTCTCCTCGACACCGTCACCGTCACCGGGGCCTACGAGGGTGCGCGGCTCATCGACGGCGAGGTCTGGCTCATGACCGCGGAGCGCCCCGACCCGCCTGTCTATCCTCTGCCCGAGGCCGGGGGCGTCCGTCCCTCGATCTACACTCCGCCGATCCCCCAGCGGTACTACACCTTCCACACCCTCGCCTCCTTCCCGGTGGCGGGCGGCCGCGAAGCGTCGGCGGTCTCCTTCCTCCTCGGCGACGGGGGGACGATGTACGTCTCGGCGAAGAACCTGTACCTCGCCTACTATGACGCCCCCGGCGGGAAGTCGGTCGTCCACCGCTTCGCCCTTGCGCCCGGCGGCGCCGCCTATGCGGCGACAGGCATGATCAACGGCACGGTGAAGAACCAGTTCTCGATGGACGAGGCGGGCGACACTCTCAGGGTGGCGACGACCTCCTTCCAGAACAACAGCACGAGCGGGGTCTACCTCCTCGACAGGGATCTGGAGGCCCGTGGCGCCCTCGAAGGGATCGCGCCGGGCGAGCGGATCTACGCGGCCCGCTTCATCGGCGACCGCCTCTACCTGGTCACCTTCAGGCAGATCGACCCCCTCTTCGTCATCGACCTCTCCGGGACGAAGCCCGCCGTCCTCGGCGCCCTGAAGATACCGGGCTACTCCGAGTACCTCCACCCCTGCGGCGACCACTGCCTCATCGGCGTCGGCAGGGAGACGGCGGTGAGTGAGTGGGGCGGCACCGTCAACGGCGGCCTGAAGGTCGCCCTCTTCGACGTCGGCAATGTCTCGGCCCCGACGGTCGTCGACACCGCGGTCATCGGCGGCCAGATGACCGGGTCGCCGGCCCTCGAGGACCATAAGGCCTTCTTCTTCGACGAGAGGCGCGGCGTCCTTGTCCTCCCGGTCTTCGATCACGGGCGGGAATACCCCGTCTCTTCCTCTCCCTGGAACGGGGCGTACGTCTTTACCGTCTCCGAAGGGGAGGGCATCGACCATATCGGGACCATTGCCCACGAACCGTCATGGGACGGGCGGGTGGAGAGGACGGTGCGCTTCGACGAGACCCTGGCCACGATCTCCGAACTCTCCGTCGTCCTGACCGACCTCCCGGACTGCACCCGCGCCGGGTCGGTCGTCCTGGGGGATTCGAGCGTGCTCCCGCCGCCGGTGGTGACCACCCCGCGGCCCCTGCCGCCGGAGATGGGGGGGTGA
- a CDS encoding DNA methyltransferase, with the protein MSPSLDDSIGNFVAADGSPTCRDTVRCGGIEVPRYQNEFWTSRQRQASSIHEVSYRACFKPQLPRFFIDLFTRAGDVVYDPFSGRGTTAIEAALMGRRVIANDINPLSAVLARPRLSPPSLDAVAERLDEIPRVRGGRAGTDLSMFYHPKTRAEIVALRRYLRDRGEDEDDADRWIRMVATNRLTGHSKGFFSVYTLPPNQAVSPESQRRINEKRRQKPEYRDTHALILKKSQQLLTRISPEEEAALRCAGTDALFLTGRADETPAIPDASVALTVTSPPFLDIVQYAKDNWLRCWFNGLDAAEVGAGITTARTVEEWQAVMGRVFAELFRVTRPGGRVAFEVGEVRHGRVALDEHVVPLGAGAGFLPEGIMVNSQAFTKTSNIWGIANNAGGTNTNRIVLFRKPERGGKSAKKSAVIDPDI; encoded by the coding sequence ATGTCCCCCTCCCTCGACGACTCTATCGGGAACTTTGTCGCCGCCGACGGGAGTCCGACCTGCCGGGACACTGTTCGCTGCGGCGGGATCGAGGTGCCGCGCTATCAAAACGAGTTCTGGACGTCGCGGCAGCGTCAGGCCTCGTCTATTCATGAAGTCTCGTATCGAGCGTGTTTCAAGCCCCAGCTCCCCCGTTTCTTCATCGACCTCTTTACACGGGCCGGGGACGTCGTCTACGACCCTTTCAGCGGCCGGGGCACGACCGCGATCGAGGCGGCCCTCATGGGGCGGCGGGTGATCGCAAACGACATCAACCCCCTGAGTGCGGTCCTTGCGAGGCCGCGCCTCTCCCCGCCGTCTCTCGACGCGGTCGCCGAAAGGCTCGACGAGATCCCGCGGGTGCGGGGCGGGCGGGCCGGCACCGACCTCTCGATGTTCTATCACCCGAAGACCAGGGCCGAGATCGTCGCCCTCCGCCGGTACCTCCGTGACAGAGGGGAGGACGAGGACGACGCCGACCGCTGGATCAGGATGGTGGCGACGAACCGGCTCACCGGCCACTCGAAAGGTTTTTTCTCGGTCTACACCCTCCCCCCGAACCAGGCGGTCTCGCCGGAGAGCCAGCGGCGGATCAATGAGAAGAGGCGCCAGAAACCGGAGTACCGCGACACCCATGCCCTTATCCTGAAAAAGTCGCAGCAACTCCTGACGCGGATCTCCCCGGAGGAGGAGGCGGCCCTCAGGTGCGCGGGGACCGACGCCCTCTTCCTCACGGGCCGGGCCGACGAGACGCCCGCGATCCCGGACGCCTCCGTCGCTCTCACCGTCACCTCGCCGCCCTTCCTGGACATCGTGCAGTATGCGAAGGACAACTGGCTGCGGTGCTGGTTCAACGGCCTGGACGCCGCGGAGGTCGGGGCCGGGATCACGACGGCGCGGACCGTGGAGGAGTGGCAGGCGGTGATGGGCCGGGTCTTCGCCGAACTCTTCAGGGTGACGCGGCCGGGCGGCCGTGTCGCCTTCGAGGTCGGCGAGGTGCGGCACGGCCGCGTCGCCCTCGACGAGCATGTGGTCCCCCTCGGCGCCGGGGCCGGTTTTCTCCCCGAGGGGATCATGGTGAACAGCCAGGCCTTCACCAAGACCTCGAATATCTGGGGGATCGCGAACAATGCCGGCGGGACGAACACGAACCGCATCGTCCTCTTCAGAAAGCCCGAACGGGGCGGGAAGAGTGCGAAAAAATCCGCAGTTATCGATCCCGATATATAA